Proteins found in one Candidatus Saganbacteria bacterium genomic segment:
- the greA gene encoding transcription elongation factor GreA: MGGNQISKKGYDELSRQLKHLKTGKRREIAKAVNEAREQGDLRENAGYHEARKEQSLIESKIKELESRLKMAEIVEDEEKVKDIVSRGSKVKYMILDTKDVREYTIVSELEANALEKKISETTPVGSALMGAKKGDVLEVLAPMGVMKIKVMGVD, from the coding sequence ATGGGCGGCAACCAGATATCTAAAAAAGGATATGACGAATTAAGCAGGCAGTTAAAGCATTTAAAGACCGGCAAGAGAAGGGAGATCGCAAAGGCGGTCAATGAGGCAAGAGAGCAGGGGGATTTGAGGGAAAATGCCGGCTATCACGAAGCACGCAAAGAACAGTCGCTTATCGAATCAAAAATAAAAGAACTCGAATCGCGGCTCAAAATGGCGGAGATCGTAGAAGACGAAGAAAAAGTAAAAGATATTGTTTCTCGGGGGTCAAAGGTCAAGTACATGATACTGGATACAAAAGATGTCAGGGAATATACCATTGTTTCAGAGCTTGAGGCTAATGCTTTAGAAAAGAAGATATCTGAAACGACTCCGGTTGGAAGCGCGCTTATGGGAGCAAAAAAAGGCGATGTGCTTGAAGTTTTGGCCCCAATGGGGGTCATGAAGATAAAGGTCATGGGTGTGGATTGA
- a CDS encoding adenine phosphoribosyltransferase: MSIKSRIRTVPHWPKKGIMFRDITTLLKDPVGLKLCIDDFYIRYKDKEIDIVVGIDSRGFILGGALAYLLNKGFVPVRKKGKLPAETIKEEYALEYGTDIIEIHKDAIIKGQKVLIIDDLLATGGTATAAANLVKKLQGEIVELAFIVDLPDIGGRKKLEQADYSVYAQTEFEGD; encoded by the coding sequence ATGTCAATTAAATCAAGAATTCGAACGGTTCCTCACTGGCCCAAAAAAGGGATCATGTTCCGCGATATCACGACTCTTCTAAAAGATCCTGTCGGCCTCAAATTATGTATTGACGATTTCTACATTCGATATAAAGATAAAGAGATCGATATCGTAGTGGGTATCGATTCAAGAGGATTTATCTTAGGCGGGGCTTTGGCTTATCTTTTGAATAAAGGTTTTGTCCCTGTAAGGAAAAAAGGAAAGCTTCCGGCTGAAACCATTAAAGAAGAATACGCGCTTGAATACGGAACGGATATAATTGAAATACACAAAGACGCGATCATTAAAGGCCAAAAAGTCCTGATAATTGATGACCTTCTTGCAACAGGGGGAACCGCGACTGCCGCCGCAAACCTAGTTAAAAAACTTCAGGGAGAAATAGTTGAATTGGCGTTCATTGTCGATCTCCCGGATATTGGAGGCCGAAAAAAATTGGAGCAAGCTGACTATTCCGTTTATGCGCAAACAGAATTTGAAGGGGATTAG
- the mtnP gene encoding S-methyl-5'-thioadenosine phosphorylase, with product MPKIGIIGGSGFDDPQILKNPASKEADNKHGQPSSSLTCGKIEGVDVVILARHGKDHGIMPTKVNYLANIWALKEEGCTHILAATAVGSLREDVKPGNIVFPNQFIDFTRHRNLTFFHDKVVHTPMSEPYDENLTEILAKACDEFGYKYNRDVTVVTIEGPRFSTKAESHMFRQWGADIINMSTCPEVILANEVGIPYQTIAMSTDYDCWKDDEAPVTFEMVLERMKDNADKVKNLLIKVIPRIK from the coding sequence ATGCCAAAGATCGGTATAATCGGCGGGTCAGGATTCGATGATCCGCAAATACTAAAAAATCCTGCTTCCAAAGAAGCCGATAACAAGCATGGACAGCCGTCTTCTTCTTTGACCTGCGGAAAGATCGAAGGTGTTGATGTTGTAATTCTTGCCCGCCACGGAAAAGACCACGGCATCATGCCAACCAAAGTTAATTATCTAGCGAATATTTGGGCGCTTAAAGAAGAAGGCTGTACTCATATCCTCGCGGCAACCGCCGTTGGTTCATTAAGAGAGGATGTCAAACCGGGAAATATTGTGTTTCCGAACCAATTCATTGATTTTACCCGCCACAGGAATTTAACTTTTTTCCACGATAAAGTAGTCCACACACCGATGAGCGAGCCTTACGATGAGAACTTGACCGAAATATTGGCAAAGGCATGCGATGAATTTGGATACAAATATAATCGCGACGTCACTGTTGTTACTATTGAGGGACCCAGGTTTTCAACAAAAGCCGAAAGCCATATGTTCCGCCAATGGGGCGCGGATATAATCAATATGTCCACTTGCCCCGAAGTGATCCTTGCCAATGAAGTAGGAATCCCATATCAAACGATCGCAATGTCTACCGATTACGATTGCTGGAAAGACGATGAAGCTCCCGTCACTTTTGAAATGGTTTTGGAGCGAATGAAGGATAATGCGGATAAAGTGAAAAATCTTTTGATAAAGGTTATCCCGAGGATCAAATAA
- a CDS encoding class I SAM-dependent methyltransferase — translation MNFNKRKKTGKDTSWNKSASWYDSLVGEKGSDYHQNVIIPNALKLLKPQKNEKIIDIGCGQGVFCRELHTLGIKVLGIDASKNLIDAAKKRSPEIKYLVASAQNLNMFENKSFDAATSIMAMQNMDLLFEVIHEMSRVIKVNGRALIVISHPAFRIPRQSGWGFDETRKIQYRRVDMYLSEKKIPIQMNPGYDQSKITWTFHRPISTYINALGQNNMAIVRMEEWTTHRRTNEKVDNRSRDEFPLFLAILARKI, via the coding sequence ATGAACTTCAACAAACGAAAAAAAACCGGCAAGGATACTAGCTGGAATAAATCCGCAAGCTGGTACGATTCACTTGTGGGTGAAAAAGGTTCCGACTATCATCAAAATGTCATCATCCCAAATGCATTAAAACTTCTAAAGCCGCAAAAAAACGAAAAGATAATAGATATCGGATGCGGACAGGGAGTTTTTTGCAGAGAACTTCATACGCTGGGCATTAAAGTTCTTGGGATCGACGCTTCAAAGAATTTGATCGATGCCGCAAAAAAAAGATCACCGGAAATAAAGTATCTTGTTGCAAGCGCGCAAAACCTGAATATGTTCGAGAATAAAAGTTTTGATGCGGCAACAAGCATTATGGCCATGCAAAACATGGATCTTTTATTTGAAGTGATCCATGAAATGAGCCGCGTGATAAAAGTTAATGGACGCGCTCTCATTGTAATAAGCCATCCGGCCTTCAGGATACCAAGGCAATCCGGCTGGGGATTTGATGAAACCAGAAAAATACAGTACAGAAGAGTCGATATGTATTTATCGGAGAAAAAGATACCGATCCAAATGAACCCTGGATATGACCAATCGAAAATAACATGGACCTTCCACCGCCCAATATCAACTTACATAAATGCGCTTGGTCAAAATAATATGGCGATCGTTCGAATGGAAGAATGGACAACACACAGGAGAACCAATGAAAAAGTGGATAACCGCTCAAGAGACGAATTCCCGCTGTTTCTGGCTATACTTGCAAGAAAAATTTAA
- a CDS encoding S-layer homology domain-containing protein, which translates to MFSTKAFAVVEASDPALRSPNARVVGMGRAYAGLSDDTSGIFINPSGLARKTDWQISSMSSKFLDAYNYLSLSGYYSTNFGVIGLGFGSYNIGGAYATTIDATSNPLDPIYKVDFTKPNINNYNNVFILNYSNTADSLIGKFIKLGWTDKIDVGINYKLFNAGLSGGGLAGASGTGNEIDLGAMYRLSPSMKIGIAVQDILPASWGGKITYMSGHYEIYPALFKLGTTMALLGEENSLLKFRKQELIFAADLDNYLIGKAPLTYHLGLEWNPNIGLNYLGFKWNPYNMLFVRLGIDQTTGDDGTGRVVAISYPTFGVGFYYGGFKFDYAYHPLPVVNLDSSYFSVSYIPPLKKLEAPKEKDRMRIDSPSDKNIAFDQSIKIKGKISDLQALEINNNNVQFSTLGSFEAEAPVNIGKNKISIKGYSSKAKTGKPTDEKLLRVLRLAAFPDVTEGYWTRQQVSLVSMLNIVTGYPDGSFRPEGNITRAEMAALLMRAEIPNPNGKIQNNGIKFIDIKFKHWASKFIADAAAAKVVEGYTDKTFRPNGNITRAEGVAMISRFAKVPLEAYGGQFPDINDKHWASSIISGSFKAGLLGYLSGKAFEPKRMLTRAEAVEILYRTQFVKNLLDKDLLDWESY; encoded by the coding sequence ATGTTTTCGACAAAAGCCTTTGCAGTTGTGGAAGCATCAGATCCCGCTCTTCGTTCTCCAAATGCCAGGGTAGTAGGGATGGGCCGCGCATATGCTGGGCTCTCGGATGACACTTCCGGCATTTTTATCAACCCATCCGGGCTTGCCAGAAAGACCGATTGGCAGATATCGTCAATGTCTTCAAAATTTCTCGATGCGTATAATTATCTTTCCCTTTCAGGGTATTATTCCACAAATTTCGGAGTGATCGGCCTAGGCTTTGGAAGTTATAATATTGGCGGAGCTTATGCCACAACTATTGACGCAACTTCAAATCCTCTGGATCCGATCTACAAAGTTGATTTTACTAAGCCCAACATCAATAATTACAATAACGTCTTTATCTTAAATTATTCAAATACCGCAGACAGCCTTATCGGCAAATTTATTAAATTGGGATGGACAGACAAAATTGATGTTGGCATTAATTATAAACTGTTCAATGCGGGATTGTCCGGCGGCGGGCTCGCAGGGGCATCAGGGACAGGGAACGAGATCGATCTGGGGGCAATGTACCGGCTTTCTCCGTCGATGAAAATTGGCATAGCTGTGCAAGACATCTTGCCAGCCTCATGGGGCGGGAAGATCACTTATATGTCCGGCCATTATGAGATATATCCCGCGTTGTTTAAGCTTGGGACAACCATGGCGTTATTAGGAGAAGAAAATTCACTGTTGAAATTCAGGAAGCAGGAGCTTATTTTTGCTGCGGACCTTGATAATTATCTGATAGGCAAGGCCCCGTTAACTTATCATCTTGGGCTTGAATGGAATCCGAATATAGGGCTTAATTATCTTGGATTCAAATGGAACCCGTATAATATGCTTTTTGTAAGGCTTGGGATCGACCAGACAACAGGCGATGACGGCACGGGCCGCGTTGTCGCAATATCGTATCCAACGTTTGGTGTAGGGTTCTATTACGGGGGGTTCAAGTTCGATTATGCATATCATCCATTGCCAGTGGTCAATTTGGATAGTTCATATTTTTCGGTTTCTTATATTCCACCGCTTAAGAAGCTTGAAGCGCCAAAGGAAAAAGATAGGATGAGAATAGATTCTCCGAGCGATAAGAATATCGCTTTTGACCAATCAATAAAAATCAAAGGAAAAATATCGGATCTGCAGGCGCTTGAGATCAATAATAATAATGTACAATTCTCAACTTTGGGTTCATTTGAAGCAGAAGCTCCGGTTAATATCGGCAAGAACAAGATATCAATTAAAGGTTATTCCAGTAAAGCAAAGACCGGCAAGCCAACCGATGAGAAACTTTTACGCGTTTTAAGGCTTGCGGCATTTCCGGATGTTACCGAGGGCTATTGGACAAGGCAGCAGGTTTCATTGGTATCAATGCTTAATATTGTTACGGGATATCCTGACGGAAGTTTCAGGCCTGAAGGGAATATTACTCGCGCCGAAATGGCTGCACTGCTCATGCGGGCAGAAATTCCAAATCCAAATGGCAAAATCCAAAATAATGGAATTAAATTCATAGATATAAAGTTCAAACATTGGGCGTCAAAGTTTATAGCGGATGCCGCTGCGGCAAAAGTTGTCGAAGGTTATACCGACAAGACCTTTAGGCCGAATGGGAATATTACGCGGGCCGAAGGCGTTGCCATGATTTCTAGGTTCGCGAAAGTGCCGCTTGAAGCTTATGGAGGGCAGTTCCCTGATATTAATGATAAGCACTGGGCTTCATCGATCATTTCAGGCTCATTCAAAGCAGGATTGCTAGGGTATTTGAGCGGGAAAGCTTTTGAGCCGAAAAGGATGTTGACTCGAGCTGAAGCAGTTGAGATACTATACCGTACGCAATTTGTTAAGAATTTGCTTGATAAAGATCTGCTCGATTGGGAGAGTTACTGA
- the dusB gene encoding tRNA dihydrouridine synthase DusB: MAGCTDLSFRLIARENGAKFCFFEMIDSNSLIHSPNKDPDIINTTEEDLPIAGQLIGSDPDVMLKAAKILVEKLKLSFMDINAACPVNKMTKKKSGAHLIREPKLLYKIIKKLSSNLSLPITVKIRIGYESVDLKEIATIAKNCQKNGASALFVHGRTRAQGYSGEIDYNAIKVIKESVTIPVFGSGNILSPENAKSMLNKTGCDGILVARGALGRPWIFKSIDAYLKTGAVILEPNIETKKLTLKKHLYYIDKYKKKTFCKIGFMRKMAIWYMKSFPHAARIRGEINNAQSMEELFSIVDSAKDLSPVI, encoded by the coding sequence ATGGCAGGTTGTACTGACCTTTCATTTCGATTGATAGCTCGTGAAAACGGCGCAAAATTCTGCTTCTTTGAAATGATCGATTCAAACTCCTTAATACATAGCCCGAACAAAGATCCTGACATAATAAATACAACTGAAGAAGACTTGCCTATTGCGGGACAATTGATAGGCTCTGATCCAGACGTTATGCTTAAGGCCGCGAAAATACTTGTTGAAAAGTTAAAGCTATCTTTCATGGATATTAACGCCGCCTGCCCCGTCAACAAGATGACAAAAAAGAAATCAGGCGCGCATCTTATTCGAGAACCCAAGCTTCTTTACAAAATAATTAAAAAGCTTTCATCGAACCTTTCTCTGCCGATAACAGTGAAGATCCGTATCGGCTATGAAAGCGTGGACTTAAAAGAAATAGCAACTATTGCAAAGAATTGTCAAAAGAATGGAGCCTCTGCCCTCTTTGTCCATGGCAGGACAAGGGCGCAAGGATATTCAGGCGAGATCGATTACAATGCGATCAAAGTTATTAAAGAAAGCGTAACAATTCCTGTTTTTGGCTCGGGAAATATATTGTCCCCCGAAAATGCAAAATCAATGCTTAATAAAACCGGATGTGATGGAATTCTCGTCGCTCGTGGAGCTCTTGGAAGGCCATGGATATTTAAAAGTATCGATGCTTATCTAAAAACGGGAGCAGTTATTCTGGAGCCAAATATCGAAACAAAGAAACTAACGCTAAAAAAACACCTCTATTATATCGATAAATACAAAAAGAAAACTTTCTGTAAAATTGGATTCATGAGAAAAATGGCTATCTGGTACATGAAATCTTTCCCGCACGCGGCAAGGATCAGGGGAGAGATTAATAATGCCCAAAGCATGGAAGAACTTTTTTCGATCGTTGATTCGGCTAAAGACCTTTCCCCAGTGATCTAA
- a CDS encoding arginine decarboxylase, pyruvoyl-dependent, which produces MSGFVPDKIFLTKGVGRHKERLASFEMALRDAGVQAVNYVQVSSIFPPGCKLISKEQGVKLIKPGQIAFIVMSRNETNEPHRLISSSVGMAIPSDPNSYGYLSEHHASGLTDEECGDYAEDMAAQMLATTLGLPFDENASWDERQESWKLSNEIVRTTNITQSAIGQRGVWTTVIASAVLLIDSDQAIGK; this is translated from the coding sequence ATGTCAGGATTTGTACCAGATAAAATATTTTTAACTAAAGGCGTTGGACGCCACAAAGAAAGATTAGCAAGCTTTGAGATGGCGCTTCGCGATGCAGGAGTACAAGCCGTAAACTACGTGCAGGTATCTTCAATCTTCCCGCCAGGCTGCAAATTGATTTCAAAAGAACAAGGCGTTAAACTTATAAAGCCTGGCCAGATAGCATTTATTGTCATGTCCCGCAACGAAACAAACGAACCGCACAGATTAATATCATCATCTGTCGGCATGGCCATTCCATCCGATCCTAATTCATACGGATATTTGAGCGAACATCACGCATCAGGACTAACAGACGAAGAATGCGGTGATTACGCGGAAGATATGGCGGCTCAAATGCTAGCAACAACTCTCGGCCTTCCATTTGACGAAAACGCCAGCTGGGATGAGCGCCAAGAGTCATGGAAATTATCGAACGAAATAGTTCGAACGACAAATATCACCCAAAGCGCTATAGGACAGAGAGGCGTTTGGACAACCGTTATTGCATCAGCTGTATTGCTTATCGATTCCGATCAAGCTATCGGGAAATAA